The window CCTGATTGTTGTTagcttgtttatttgcttgagTGTAAGCACGTGTATTCAGTGATCTGAAAAGACTTGATCGTGCACAAGGGAGCTAAGATTGGCTCAGTGGTCTTACTACAACTGCAACATGGATTGTATTGCATTAATTTATAAGTTAAATTTGTTGATAGCTTGTTTACACATTTCAGTCATAATACATTTTATGTACAACAAATAGTTTATTGGCATGTAACGGGGTGCCCTACTTGCAGTCCAAAGAAACCAGTTTATCTTATATTGCCAATTATATAAAGAAAGCTTCCAAGTGTAGTTCTTAAATATTTATagtaaaaatttaattagttTTTAAGCTTTAAGCATGCAAAAAATGTGTGGCAATTTAATTCAAATAATGTTTATATACTTCTGTTTTAGTTGAATTTGTTAGTACATTGAGTTACACTAGACCACAGTTTCGCTAGCACTTGGAAACCCTGCTATAGGCCACGAAAAATATGCATGTCTTTGCGGTATTATTACTAATGTTATGTGTAATGTGTGTTTTAGTCGTCTTGGTGTGTTTTTCGTTTATTAGAAAAGACAAGAATAGTGAAGTGAGCTACACAGTAAAAGTAACATCCGTGTGTAGTTCGGCCCAATGTGCAGCCATTGCTGTGGATGCCACCAAGACAACACTGCTTGTTGTGGAATCTACACAGGGTCGGTTTCATTGTCCTCAGGTTGTGAAAGGAAAAACTTATGGAGTCGCAGTCAATCTAGTGTCTTCGTCGCCTGATCTATACTTGAACCGAGGGTAAATAAATGTTTTAACGTGGAAGAGGCAACAATTTGTTCTACCTAGTAACAAACAGATGATCTACGAAGCGTTTAAATAATCAGACGTtattttgttgtatgtagggtaggtgtacctaattgtgaacactccccggtaatttgagttacaatcgctgtttactctggtagcctgcacgaaCAGACAGTGAAACAAGTCCGATATACGCAGCAatgtctaggcttcgtaacggtacctgtaGAATCGCGcaacgtcagctagcgcactagcacaatatacgggataacgtctgtaaacagcctggacgcggggtgtatcctaattgtggacacttttttctccgttacagaaagcgactaagtctgagtaacagctggactagatgcctgaatggttgcctcacaagctggtattttggggccgcaatcaaaaccatgttctgtggtgtatcacctaTGTCTAAAATGGCGTCGTGCAtctcaaattttgcagaaaccaagtgttctgtctacgATACAATGCAGAAGacaatcaatcatgtttagatgaacgtctgaactgtaaactgtggttttAGCATCTCTTTGTGTTGCTGGTGGAGCTGATtgttgatatcagacaaggtagttttgaccttccacctatcctatgtgagtttgtaggatttcaagttgtgtcttattgttgccagatctagtagcagtgaagacagtcaaattctgactgtaTTACAaatgtcgctgatattgacattccacctacgttgttcgttctcatttcataccctattgtggccagatgtagtagcagCGAAACAGCTAGATAGTCAGTGGATTaatgatgtctagatctagtaagAGTAAAGATATTCAGGTGTTTACTGGACTTGAATTACACGTTCACTCCATGCACCTAATGCTCTTCTCTAGCACGTTACAAGTCAAAGTaactaggctcaaaactttaccaaggtactcgataattgcttaactaacgtcagggcattttcatgatccaacaaaagatcAATTCGtgtacctcgaatttgtggacgtgatgggaggaaccgTGTACGTGCTAACAGTTTTGCAGGTGAATCGTCGTGATACACCggagaacatggttttgattgcggcccaaaataccagcttgtgcggcaaccattcaggtatctagtccagttgttactcagacccagtcgctttctgtagcggagaaaaacatgtccacaattaggatacaccctcGTTTGagctgttcacagacgttatcccgtatgtTGTGTTAGTGCGCTAacagacgttgtgcgattttagtcgtacaggtattgttccatAGCTTAGACATGGGTGCTtacatcggacatgtttctCTCTCTTGccgttgcaggttaccagagaaacTGCGTTTGTAACTAAAATTagcggggagtgtccacaattaggaacacctaccctacaAGGTGTTGCTAGTACATGTCTGTAATTTAGTATACCTTACGGCAGTATTAGGGTACGTacgtctgtcttgtttgtttgcatgattgCAATAGACTCTTAAAGTTTTGAAGAACTACCTTGCGAGAGGAAGTTGATACAAACAATCAGGTCTGATTACACAAGTTTTAGGAATTCAGTTTTTGACATCAACTTCTAATTGGTTAGAACTAGAGGCCTCTTCATATATTTTAGACTTGCAGTCTTGTAACATGCAGAGCCTCTCGTGCCAGTCTTGTTTTATCAAATTACTCGTGTTAGCATGACTTACGAAGGAATTGGTCATGAGCAGTGGAAAAGGATCTATCAAGAGGGTAAATTTGTAGTACGTACTAACAAATTCTGACTGAACAGTAGCAGTCGCGTTGTTGAGTCACATCAGATGAATATAGACTCATTGTAACATTCAGCTACATTTATTTGTTGATATACACGTAAGAATTAACATAAGTTTATGAAGCACCAAGCAATATATAGCACGCGTGATTGGTTTTTGCTCTAGGCCAGTAGccaaatcaaaattttaaagtGGCTTGTTTATTACATTAAAAAAATTCGTTGTTTAACTGTTATAGATAAAGAATTCATGTCCTTATACTGCCACAGCATGAATGAAAATTTGGATGAAACAGTGGAATACATAtataaatgaactatagtCCATGCAGAATATGTCCTGTAGTGTCTTGATGCTGTTATCGCTGATGTATGATGTGAAAACTCTTTCTCTGTACAATCTCCAACCGtttattacacacaaactacTAAAAACCCCTGTCATGACGTCGTTCTCAATACCATTTTTACTTCAGGTTTGAAGATAGGACGGTCTTTTACCACCTGACCCCAAaccaaaaatttaaattttttgcaAAATATGTCCAAAACGGTTGGAGGACCTGCAAACTATGCACATAGACACACTAGCAAAaaattacacatacacacacacacacacacacacacacacacacacacacacacacacacacacacaaacacacactcacacacacaaacacacacacacacgcacacacacacacacacacacacacacacacacatacacaaacacacaaacacacacacacacacacacacacacacacacacacacacacacacacacacacacacaaacacacacacacacacacacacacacacacacacacaacacacacacacacacacacacacacacacacacacacacacacacacacacacacacacacacacacacacacacacacacacacacacacacaaacacacacacaaacacagaataTTGCGTGAAAACCCTAAATTTACAAGTGCAGTTGAGAGTATTCGCTTTCAATATTTTATGAGATTTCAACTTCATTAAGTTATGTAAGAAAGTATTTTATGGAAAGAATGATTCCAACGACTGATGTGTTAATCATATTTGATAAACTGAATTTTAGTCACACGTTGGAAAGCTTATAATATTGTACTCAACGATGTAATTCGTTGCCAACAAACACTTTGATATACTACCTGTTGAAGAAAATTTGAAACTGCCTATGATTTCATACTATTCAATGAAAGTTATCAGCATCCGAACTCTTTGTTACTGTTAAGAACACGACATTAGCAATAAAACTGCTTCTTTTTTACTGTTAGCAAACTGTTAATTCCGCCACATAAAAATTTCGTGGCACTTCAAGTTGCCATATTCTTACGGACTTACCATTGACCTTGACCCCTACTTCGTACATGACTTTTTTTTTGAAAGTCGGGACATCCGCAAGTTCCATGCAGAGTTTTCTGGGTGACAACAAGTAAAGCAAAATTTCCAGAATTTATCTTGCGTGCTGTGGCATTGTTGGCACGGCAGACGTTTTCAACTTTAGCTTTGTATAATACTTGGCCTTTCTTTTCTTGTGTTGAAGAATTCATTTGGACTAAAACAACCACAATAAAAGTAGAAATTAATTCTTTTAATTGAATAGAGTCAATCGTAATTTATGTTTAGAAGCATGTCGTTTCTTATTAGCATCTTGACGCGTTTGAGTAGAATCACAGCTGCAAGCTAACATATAAACAAGATATTAATACTTAATTTTAATGGCTTTGTATATAAAGTATACTAATATAACTTTGAAAAACAGCTGACTAGCTTCATTGGTCAAAGAAATTTTATCGATGGCTTATGTTTAGGACATTATTAGATTTATTTTCTACAAGTATAAATAGACCTTGATTGATTCTTTGTGGTACAAGctttgttaataattaatcaacatGGTGGCAAACCAAAATAGAAGATTATAAACATGTTTTATCAGATTGCATGTCAAGAAGCATTGCCAAGCAACTAAGGCATCTTCCTAGGGGCAGTACCAAAGAATCCGCTTTCCTTGGCCAAGTGCAAATTCATTTTAGTGTAGCACATTTTATGTCAGAAGCAGTCCTGTAGCACCttacaattaatattattaacaTTCTATGTCAACCATCAGTAGACATTCAGCCTCAAACGTACATATTATTAATGCCCATGTACGGATAACAGATTGCGTATACTTACGTTTACATGACGGTTCCTTTCCACTCCACAGCCCATTTGGCGAACAAAATCTAGGACTGCCTCCGTTTTTCAATCGATATCCTGACTCGCAAGAGTAAGTTGAGATAACAATTGTATGTAAATTTTGAGTGCTAACATTCACATTAGTCGGTGAAGCGAGTTAATCGCATTTGCTGTCTGCAGAATTTCTATTAGATGTGAAGGTTAAAATTATAGGGAGGGTGACATGCAAAAATCGCTACCTATTTTATAACTTAGAAACGTTGCTTTTCCATTCAAATGAATGCATGaattttttagaatttttagcTAATGTTCTAAGAGCTAAAACGTAGGTTTTTCGATGACCATTGACCACGCCTTCCGCCTTCCGATTAGTCTGAGGCGTGTAcgttgtgacatcacaagttGAACGGAAGTCGCGTAAGGCTTTTCCAGATGGAGGAAGAACATAGTCCAAGTCAATCTAGCATCGACTCTGCCAGCTTAGATTTGAGTTACAGCAGGTCGTCGTTGAGTAGCAGTAGTTCCGACACATTTCAGGAGGAAATTATAGCTTCTGGAGGCATTGTAGAGCCTTACCAGTACGAGCCTGTGGAAAGCGAAAACCGCTCATCTTCTCACGGTCTGGCCAATGATGGCACCCAAAACGATGAAAGACTTCAGAATTTAGATTGGTAAGCATGATTGCAGTAGCTTTGTGATTGCTTTCCGCTTGTTTTTGCGAGTGTTTACACTTGACGTCTGTCGTCACGTGGCCGTACACCAGGAAACCAGAGAGTACAGGAATCGTTTGACAAGCTTATCTTTACCTTTAGTAGCCAATCATGATTCACTTATAACAATATCATGTCTGGTCACGGCAGAAAAATGATGTATACCTTTTAGGGTCCTGATAtacagctgcatgacgtcatacctTTCACGTGCAACCTCGAGTACAAATAGTTGTGTCGAAATGAAGGTGCAGCTGTGGACAGTGCGAAGTTATGCCTACAGTAGATGAATGTGTGTGCTGTTGCGAGTATGACAACATTGAAAGGAAAGTGGAAGAAAGtgtaacatcatgcaagtgTATCACAGAGCACGAAGGATTTGAACCAGTCTGCCTGAATGTGTGGGTCCTTCAAACAGCGTACTTTCAATATCAGCAGGAgcatgatcatgatgatgaagatgaaactCCACAGGAGTAAGTAGTTTTAGAATTTATTGTTGACTCCAAAacttagtacatgcatgcatgtgtaattCTCTAATTTGTAGGTACATTCGCACAAGTTGTTAGTCAGTAATCAAACTATCCTGTCACTCACTCCTGGAGACGGTTTTTGGCTTTACTTGAACTCTGACATTTACTGTGAATCTGCGTGGAATATCCTGTAGGCATACTGCTTGTACACCAATATCTGCATGAGTTGCACTCTtctcactctcattgtgttCACTGTCTTGCCAAGTAGATttcatttctgtttctctttccACAGGTGCTTTGGAGTGCTGACAATTTCCTGTAGAAGCTGCAAAGTAAACGCATAAAAATCAGTCTAGACTGCAGCGAAGCCTCGCCGTTGTGTTCACACTTCAAGCCTAAGGCTACTAACCACACTTCTAGCAACACGCCTACTGCAAATCACACGTTGAGGTGCATTCACAATGCAACACTTCTATCAATTGTCAATACGACGTTACACAATAGCTACATACCCTAGCTCTTTGTCTCTTCTCATATGCTCCCTTCTTGCTTGTCAACTCACTCTCACCGCCAGTGGACGTTCGTTTCCGTGTTCGTTCCAAAGACATAGCTGACGATCCAGAGTCGCCTGTTGTCAAATTCGTTCTGACAAAATGCGTTTGAACGACGTCTGGCTTTAGGCGTGCTCGCCTGGCGATGCCAAACGATGAGGCCAAAAGATGATCGGTTTCAAAACAGTCCTTTGGAAAGTGGTCGCTGCATAGAACCGAATACCGTGAATGCCCTTTCCATTTGTCTCTAGTCCTCTGTACTGCTTCTCTCCATCGCTTTCGAAGAACTGGGTCTTGTGGGAAAGAAAACAAGCTGACTTGGTCGCTGCGTGAGTTAGAACAGCCAGCCGCAACACATCGCTTCACCATTGTAGACATGATTTACTTCTGCGCGAGCAGTTTCCGTTCAACTTGTGATGTCACGACAGACACGCCTCAAAATTGCCGGAAGATGAAAGGCAGAGCCAAATAATAGCCAAAAGAACCCTCGTTTTAATCCTTAGAACATTAgctaaaaattctaaaaaaattatgcattTAGTTGACTGGCAAAGCAACGTTTCTAAGTTATAAAATAGGTAGCGATTTTTGCATGTCACCCTCCCTAtaactatcaacagtgttagattcAGCACAGTGttgtaaaggattgatcatactgtagtacgggtAGTGTGGATAGTTGACCGTAgatggcattcaactcctgaaagAGTTTCTTGGTGGTCACGTACAGACAATCCATagatacaatacaaaaggaagTGCGACGGAATtccatgaagcattttcttcgccatttggtcacttgcacgagtcgttcttagactcatctgtagtcaaaCACGGAAacatttttaaggtaggtcctattaAAGAACGTAGTCGAggagaggagaaatttgagattcgtgcacaaacacacacacacacacacacacacacacacacacacacacacacacacacacacacacacacacacacatacacagacatacacacagacatacagacacacagacacacagacatacagacacacacacacaaacacacacacacacacacacacacacacacacacacacacacacacagacacagacacacacacacacacacacacacacacacacacacacacacacacacacacaaacacagacacacacacacacaaacacacacacacacacacacacacacacacacacatacacacacacacacacacacacacacacacacacacagacacacacacacacacacacacacacacacacacacacacacacacacacacacacacacacacacaa of the Corticium candelabrum chromosome 2, ooCorCand1.1, whole genome shotgun sequence genome contains:
- the LOC134176333 gene encoding THAP domain-containing protein 10-like, producing the protein MVKRCVAAGCSNSRSDQVSLFSFPQDPVLRKRWREAVQRTRDKWKGHSRYSVLCSDHFPKDCFETDHLLASSFGIARRARLKPDVVQTHFVRTNLTTGDSGSSAMSLERTRKRTSTGGESELTSKKGAYEKRQRARCCIVNAPQRVICSRRVARSVVSSLRLEV